From a region of the Tenggerimyces flavus genome:
- a CDS encoding GlxA family transcriptional regulator, with product MHIVAIITLEKCGAMDLSMPSLVFGHVHLEPQTSCRDPLYEVWVCGPPVTATFPGAVPAFEVIPHRSWADAADADTILVPGLCDYTDPPPPEVVDLLRVAHQRGKRIGSICDGVFVLAAAGLLDGRRAAAHWGNAAELAALYPQVRVDDSVLFVDEGDIVTSAGGAAALDLCLHLVLRDYGSVVAAEAARHAVMPLARDGGQAQFIAYAEPESGGSLEPVMHWMEERLDQELTLTDIADEAATSVRSLNRRFREQTGTTPLQWLIRRRLLRARELLETTELSVEEIAPRAGFGTAIALRQHFRRTLGTTPVAYRRAFTPPRSESP from the coding sequence ATGCACATCGTGGCGATCATCACGCTCGAGAAGTGCGGCGCCATGGACCTGTCCATGCCGTCCCTCGTGTTCGGCCACGTCCATCTCGAGCCGCAGACGTCCTGCCGCGACCCCCTGTACGAGGTGTGGGTCTGCGGGCCTCCGGTGACCGCGACCTTCCCTGGCGCCGTGCCCGCGTTCGAGGTCATTCCGCATCGCTCGTGGGCGGACGCGGCCGATGCCGACACGATCCTGGTTCCCGGTCTGTGCGACTACACCGATCCGCCACCGCCCGAGGTGGTCGACCTGCTTCGCGTGGCGCACCAGCGCGGGAAGCGCATCGGCTCGATCTGCGACGGGGTCTTCGTTCTCGCCGCCGCGGGACTCCTGGACGGGCGGCGGGCCGCGGCGCACTGGGGCAACGCCGCCGAACTCGCCGCGCTCTATCCGCAGGTGCGGGTGGACGACTCCGTGCTCTTCGTCGACGAAGGCGACATCGTGACCTCCGCGGGCGGCGCGGCGGCGTTGGACCTCTGCCTCCACCTGGTCCTGCGCGACTACGGCTCGGTGGTCGCCGCCGAGGCCGCACGACATGCGGTGATGCCCTTGGCGCGCGACGGCGGGCAGGCCCAGTTCATCGCGTACGCCGAGCCGGAGTCCGGCGGCAGCCTCGAGCCGGTGATGCACTGGATGGAGGAACGCCTCGACCAGGAGCTCACGTTGACCGACATCGCCGACGAGGCGGCGACGAGCGTACGTTCGCTCAACCGTCGGTTCCGCGAACAGACCGGCACGACGCCGCTGCAGTGGCTGATCCGCCGACGTCTACTGCGGGCGCGCGAGCTGCTGGAGACGACGGAGCTGTCGGTCGAGGAGATCGCGCCACGTGCCGGTTTCGGAACGGCGATCGCCCTCCGTCAGCACTTCCGCCGCACGCTGGGGACGACGCCGGTCGCCTACCGACGGGCCTTCACGCCGCCTCGTTCAGAATCCCCATGA
- a CDS encoding GNAT family N-acetyltransferase, with the protein MNLAALENKPTLQGARIRLEPLGIEHLDGFVKQMQDPDLDRLTGSHGGNPSLEVGRQWLSTRKGTKDRLDLAIIETETGDFAGEIVLNDLSTANESCNLRLWLGASFRDHGYGSEAIRLVLAYAFDVVGLHRVELEVYAFNQRAIRTYERCGFEVEGRLRHALLWEGERYDALIMGILNEAA; encoded by the coding sequence ATGAATCTGGCCGCGCTGGAGAACAAGCCGACCTTGCAGGGTGCTCGGATCCGCCTCGAGCCGCTCGGGATCGAGCATCTGGATGGGTTCGTCAAGCAGATGCAGGACCCCGACCTGGACCGGCTGACCGGTTCGCACGGCGGCAACCCGTCGCTGGAAGTCGGCCGGCAGTGGCTCTCGACGCGCAAGGGGACGAAGGACCGGCTGGACCTCGCGATCATCGAGACAGAGACGGGCGACTTCGCCGGCGAGATCGTGCTGAACGACCTGAGCACGGCGAACGAGTCGTGCAACCTGCGGCTCTGGCTCGGCGCGAGCTTTCGCGACCACGGGTACGGCTCGGAGGCGATCCGGCTGGTGCTGGCGTACGCGTTCGACGTCGTCGGGCTGCACCGCGTCGAGCTCGAGGTCTACGCGTTCAACCAACGGGCGATCCGGACGTACGAGCGGTGCGGGTTCGAGGTCGAGGGCCGGCTGCGGCACGCGCTGCTCTGGGAGGGCGAGCGCTACGACGCGCTGATCATGGGGATTCTGAACGAGGCGGCGTGA
- a CDS encoding hemerythrin domain-containing protein: MTDRAAAYVRQLLAAHDYFRTGLADLRRVIAAPPEKTEEAELRSWASDLRIQCLYFCNGLHMHHTLEDQRMFPAVLVEDPELGPIVERLEADHRKVAEIIDAIESRLGELSSDPSGVREELNRMADALLEHLAYEEEQLTPVLARMTGPI; encoded by the coding sequence GTGACCGATCGTGCGGCCGCATACGTACGCCAGCTCCTCGCCGCCCACGACTACTTCCGCACCGGGCTCGCCGACCTGCGCCGCGTGATCGCCGCGCCGCCGGAGAAGACGGAGGAGGCGGAGCTTCGTTCCTGGGCGTCGGATCTGCGCATCCAGTGCCTGTACTTCTGCAACGGCCTGCACATGCACCACACGCTCGAAGACCAGCGGATGTTTCCTGCCGTTCTCGTCGAGGATCCCGAGCTCGGACCGATCGTCGAGCGGCTCGAAGCCGATCACCGGAAGGTCGCGGAGATCATCGACGCGATCGAGTCCCGCCTCGGTGAGCTCTCCTCGGACCCGTCCGGAGTACGCGAGGAGCTGAACCGGATGGCCGACGCGCTGCTCGAGCACCTGGCGTACGAGGAGGAGCAGCTCACCCCCGTGCTTGCCCGAATGACCGGTCCCATCTAG
- a CDS encoding NAD-dependent epimerase/dehydratase family protein yields the protein MAKPRVLLTGATGSIAQQLLPALAERYDLRKIDVRPGDGVEVVDLLAESDLSGLFDGLDAVVHLAYHRPTGDSLQERYDGERVNVDLMQRVYQAAFDAGVPRVVAASTNQAAKWYEQPYYAGRRDRVSPEDYPRPDNFYGWAKVAYESLGFLYACGSLGRQLEVVQIRIVAPRAIDGALFVDEPQRYIRDLAGYVSERDLQQLFVKSLDTPDIADEHGVPFHIFYGVSNNARTFWSITNAREVIGYAPEDDSEALFADEIARILYGKPS from the coding sequence ATGGCCAAGCCTCGCGTGCTTCTGACCGGTGCGACCGGCTCCATCGCCCAGCAGCTCCTTCCTGCGCTAGCCGAGCGGTACGACCTCCGCAAGATCGATGTCCGCCCCGGTGACGGCGTCGAGGTGGTGGATCTGCTCGCCGAGTCCGACCTGTCCGGGCTGTTCGACGGCCTCGACGCGGTCGTGCACCTCGCGTACCACCGGCCGACCGGCGACAGCCTGCAGGAGCGGTACGACGGCGAACGAGTGAACGTCGACCTGATGCAGCGCGTCTACCAGGCCGCGTTCGACGCCGGCGTTCCGCGCGTCGTCGCGGCGAGTACGAACCAGGCCGCGAAGTGGTACGAGCAGCCTTACTACGCCGGCCGTCGCGATCGCGTCTCGCCGGAGGACTATCCGCGGCCGGACAACTTCTACGGGTGGGCGAAGGTCGCGTACGAGTCGCTCGGTTTCCTCTACGCCTGTGGGAGTTTGGGCCGCCAGCTCGAGGTGGTCCAGATCCGCATCGTCGCACCACGAGCGATCGACGGGGCGCTGTTCGTCGACGAGCCGCAGCGCTACATCCGCGACCTCGCCGGCTACGTCTCCGAGCGCGATCTCCAACAGCTGTTCGTGAAATCGCTCGACACGCCGGACATCGCGGACGAGCACGGCGTGCCGTTCCACATCTTCTACGGGGTGTCGAACAACGCCCGAACGTTCTGGAGCATCACCAACGCACGCGAGGTCATCGGGTACGCGCCGGAGGACGACTCGGAGGCGCTGTTCGCCGACGAGATCGCGCGCATCCTGTACGGTAAGCCCTCGTGA
- a CDS encoding MFS transporter, with product MPSAPRSPSPSHDRPTPGSGYRAAFAAPGTAAFFVAAVPGRLGVAMTGLGIVWLIHWSTGSFAVAGIVAGSFALAQGVVGPQAARLVDRFGQLRVLPWWIAAHAFSALLIVLVASAGMPRWAMIGSGALLGATLPQLGALTAARWSHVLGDTPALSAGYAADSLGNGIAFLVGPALVGVFAALVHPALGSAVAALLVVGSGAALARLRHTAPPPAARTVEPAGLSSRRRSGLLTGEFVALVGVNVGIGLYFGAMQVSVTGAVVAQNAAQFAGPIYSVMSAASLVAGLIYGSRTWRPRPSTQLALVSIGLLIGSTPLLWATSPTAIAAALVVPGLAIAPALVLSSVLAQASVRRDVLTQALTWLGSTSAAGAAVANAVAGIALERLGVPWGFAVAILGSAVAAMATIALRLGERGTS from the coding sequence ATGCCAAGCGCACCTCGTTCTCCATCGCCCTCTCACGACCGGCCGACACCAGGGTCGGGTTATCGGGCCGCGTTCGCCGCGCCGGGTACGGCGGCGTTCTTCGTCGCGGCGGTCCCAGGCCGGCTGGGGGTGGCGATGACCGGCCTGGGCATCGTCTGGCTGATCCACTGGAGCACCGGCTCGTTCGCGGTCGCGGGGATCGTCGCCGGCAGCTTCGCTCTCGCCCAAGGCGTCGTCGGGCCACAGGCCGCCCGGCTGGTCGACAGGTTCGGTCAGCTGCGCGTGCTCCCGTGGTGGATCGCCGCCCATGCGTTCTCGGCCCTGTTGATCGTGCTGGTCGCGAGCGCCGGGATGCCGCGGTGGGCGATGATCGGGTCCGGTGCGTTGCTGGGGGCGACGCTGCCCCAGCTCGGCGCGCTGACCGCGGCGCGCTGGTCCCACGTGTTGGGTGACACGCCGGCACTCAGCGCCGGGTACGCGGCGGACTCCCTCGGTAACGGAATCGCCTTCCTGGTAGGCCCTGCCCTGGTCGGCGTCTTCGCCGCTCTGGTGCATCCAGCGCTCGGGTCGGCGGTGGCCGCCTTGCTGGTCGTGGGCAGCGGCGCCGCCTTGGCCAGGCTTCGACACACCGCGCCTCCGCCGGCCGCACGGACTGTCGAGCCCGCGGGGTTGTCGAGCAGAAGGCGATCCGGGTTACTGACCGGAGAATTCGTCGCGCTCGTGGGCGTGAACGTCGGTATCGGGCTCTACTTCGGCGCGATGCAGGTATCGGTGACCGGTGCGGTCGTCGCACAGAACGCGGCACAGTTCGCGGGACCGATCTACAGCGTGATGAGCGCGGCCAGTCTGGTGGCCGGCCTGATCTACGGCTCGCGGACCTGGCGACCTCGTCCGTCCACCCAGCTCGCTCTCGTCTCGATAGGTCTCCTGATCGGGTCCACCCCACTGCTCTGGGCGACCTCGCCGACCGCGATCGCCGCAGCGCTCGTCGTTCCCGGGCTCGCGATCGCACCCGCACTGGTGTTGTCCAGCGTCCTTGCCCAGGCCAGCGTCCGCCGTGACGTGCTGACCCAGGCGCTCACCTGGCTCGGCTCGACCAGCGCGGCCGGAGCAGCGGTCGCGAACGCCGTCGCAGGCATCGCCCTGGAACGGCTCGGCGTCCCGTGGGGATTCGCGGTCGCCATCCTCGGATCGGCTGTTGCCGCGATGGCGACAATCGCCTTGCGGCTCGGCGAACGCGGCACGTCCTAG
- a CDS encoding RNA polymerase sigma factor: MGRRGDRLAAPHVAEHRLRDIFEAHADQVYAYVSHRTDVHTAEDVVAETFAIAWRRIDRVPSHALPWLLVTARKVLANELRGEARRSALVERIAALDADSAQSLPAAIEGKHDVLAAVSQLSTLDQEILTVSAWYDLSAREAARVVGCSPATYAVRLFRARRRLRTQLSRAGSSLALRTKNDQEVQP; this comes from the coding sequence ATGGGCCGCCGGGGTGATCGACTCGCCGCTCCTCACGTTGCCGAACACCGCCTCCGCGACATCTTCGAGGCACATGCCGATCAGGTCTATGCGTACGTGAGTCACCGCACCGACGTGCACACCGCGGAGGACGTGGTCGCGGAAACGTTTGCCATCGCTTGGCGCAGGATCGACAGGGTTCCGAGTCACGCCCTCCCATGGCTGCTCGTCACCGCACGCAAGGTGCTCGCCAACGAGCTGCGTGGCGAGGCCCGCCGGTCCGCACTGGTCGAGCGCATCGCGGCGCTCGATGCTGACTCTGCCCAGAGTCTCCCCGCGGCAATCGAGGGTAAGCACGACGTGTTGGCCGCCGTCAGTCAGCTTTCGACCCTGGACCAAGAGATTCTCACCGTGTCGGCTTGGTACGACCTGAGCGCCCGCGAGGCCGCACGTGTCGTCGGATGCTCACCCGCCACGTACGCCGTGCGGCTCTTCCGTGCTCGGCGACGTCTGCGCACCCAACTCAGCCGCGCCGGCTCAAGCTTGGCTCTACGCACCAAGAACGACCAGGAGGTCCAGCCATGA
- a CDS encoding NAD(P)/FAD-dependent oxidoreductase: MVVGAGVVGASVAYHAARAGAAVTLLDAGRPGEGVTVNSFAWIASSVHSGSAAELRATATDEYRRLEAELPGLPVTWSGSLSWRTGEDAPEAKPGQKIVDGAAAATFEPNLRQPPEWAIWAPDEGAVDPVGVTERLIAGAREHGTQVHPDVPVTAIRRDAAGRIVGVEMAAGPLDGATVVLAAGAATATLAAPLGVRVPVDPSPATLFRFRAPAGLVRTVVNTENFDLRQVAPDRLIAAADEPERTLSAIRSTFRGSESVELLSARVGPRPMPADGEPIVGPVADTPGLYLAVMHAAITLAPGVGRLIAKELVDGTDEPALADCRLDRF, from the coding sequence GTGGTTGTCGGTGCCGGGGTTGTGGGGGCTTCGGTGGCGTATCACGCTGCCCGGGCCGGTGCTGCCGTGACTCTTCTCGATGCCGGGCGGCCGGGTGAAGGGGTGACGGTGAACTCGTTCGCCTGGATCGCCTCGTCGGTACACAGCGGTAGCGCTGCTGAGCTGCGGGCGACTGCGACCGATGAGTACCGGCGGCTCGAGGCTGAGCTGCCGGGTCTTCCCGTGACCTGGTCCGGCTCGCTGTCGTGGCGCACGGGCGAAGACGCGCCGGAGGCCAAGCCCGGGCAGAAGATCGTCGACGGGGCCGCCGCGGCGACGTTCGAGCCCAACCTGCGGCAGCCCCCGGAGTGGGCCATCTGGGCACCCGACGAGGGTGCCGTCGATCCGGTGGGCGTGACCGAACGGCTGATCGCGGGCGCCCGTGAGCACGGCACCCAGGTGCATCCCGACGTCCCGGTCACCGCTATCCGCCGAGACGCCGCGGGTCGGATCGTCGGGGTCGAGATGGCCGCGGGACCTCTCGACGGCGCGACCGTGGTGCTCGCGGCCGGAGCGGCAACGGCGACGCTGGCCGCGCCGTTGGGCGTACGTGTCCCGGTCGACCCGTCGCCAGCGACGCTCTTCCGGTTCCGCGCCCCGGCCGGCCTGGTCCGCACGGTGGTCAACACGGAGAACTTCGATCTCCGGCAGGTCGCGCCGGACCGGCTCATCGCTGCCGCGGATGAGCCGGAACGGACGCTGTCCGCCATCCGGTCCACCTTCCGCGGCTCCGAGAGTGTCGAGCTGCTCAGCGCCCGGGTCGGCCCACGCCCCATGCCGGCGGACGGCGAGCCGATCGTCGGCCCGGTCGCCGACACGCCTGGCCTGTACCTGGCGGTGATGCACGCCGCCATCACGCTCGCCCCGGGCGTCGGCCGGCTGATCGCGAAGGAGTTGGTCGACGGCACCGACGAGCCGGCGCTGGCGGACTGCCGCCTCGACCGCTTCTAG
- a CDS encoding dihydrofolate reductase family protein has product MGRIVATAWITLDGFVANVDNEMDWLLLGESMMTYEQDLVDNASALLFGRSTHADFAGYWPNAATDPNEDEGTRRYARRLGELARYVVSRSGKTAEWEGTTRLETIDEQTVATLKSTHDGDIVIYGSLSVVDALTSIGAMDEYHLLVHPVFLGAGRPFFTRRISLRPLSEERFDSGVVLQRYAPASD; this is encoded by the coding sequence ATGGGAAGAATCGTCGCGACCGCATGGATCACGCTCGACGGGTTCGTCGCCAACGTCGACAACGAGATGGACTGGCTGCTCCTCGGCGAGTCGATGATGACGTACGAGCAGGACCTCGTCGACAACGCCAGCGCGCTGTTGTTCGGCCGGAGTACGCACGCCGACTTCGCGGGCTACTGGCCCAACGCCGCCACGGATCCGAACGAGGACGAGGGCACTCGCCGGTACGCGCGACGGCTCGGTGAGCTCGCCCGGTACGTCGTCTCGCGAAGCGGCAAGACCGCCGAATGGGAGGGCACGACGCGCCTCGAGACGATCGACGAACAGACCGTTGCCACCCTCAAGAGCACACACGACGGTGACATCGTCATCTACGGCAGCCTCAGCGTGGTCGACGCGCTGACCTCGATCGGCGCGATGGACGAGTACCACCTGCTCGTGCACCCGGTCTTCCTCGGAGCCGGAAGGCCCTTCTTCACAAGGCGAATCTCGCTACGTCCGCTCTCGGAGGAGCGGTTCGACTCCGGTGTCGTGCTGCAGCGCTACGCACCCGCGTCCGACTAA
- a CDS encoding DinB family protein: protein MATIWIAAIAARYRGILDDLAIGLRTCPDELWEESLYPVDPAEPATWTPLGPDGRPFEDEAVAERKRHAQGAVWRTASHALYFTDADLSAMEQDWVPFPPLSLHDEDENVVPSTYSREQLVAYVAYCRRKVDEVFADLTDEQAAEPVAESHRHRGTPVGEMLVTGLVHLQMHTAQLRTYLVTRGVPWAGE, encoded by the coding sequence ATGGCAACCATCTGGATCGCAGCGATCGCGGCGCGGTATCGGGGGATCCTCGACGACCTGGCGATCGGTCTCCGAACCTGTCCGGACGAGCTGTGGGAGGAGAGCCTGTACCCCGTCGATCCGGCCGAGCCAGCGACGTGGACCCCGCTCGGCCCGGACGGGCGGCCGTTCGAGGACGAGGCGGTCGCCGAGCGCAAGCGGCATGCCCAGGGCGCTGTGTGGCGGACCGCGTCGCACGCGCTGTACTTCACCGACGCCGACCTGTCGGCGATGGAGCAGGACTGGGTGCCGTTTCCGCCGCTGTCGCTGCACGATGAGGACGAGAACGTCGTGCCGTCGACGTACTCCCGCGAGCAGCTGGTGGCGTACGTCGCCTACTGCCGGCGCAAGGTCGACGAGGTCTTCGCCGACCTCACCGACGAGCAAGCGGCTGAGCCGGTCGCCGAGTCGCACCGCCACCGGGGAACGCCGGTCGGGGAGATGCTCGTGACCGGCCTGGTCCACCTGCAGATGCACACGGCCCAGCTCCGCACGTACCTGGTGACCCGCGGCGTCCCCTGGGCAGGTGAGTAA
- a CDS encoding dihydrofolate reductase family protein, which yields MRRLVFHIQATLDLRISTTTGDLWEPFPWGEVETAYLSEIFRGADTWVLSRKLYEVIVPYWDQVAHGTQPAETGADREFAAVLHSLGKVAISRTLEPTPERSVIADDVPAALEALKRQNGKDILLSCGPATLAPLAATPGLIDEFLLSLSPIVLSDGPRIFDRLANDLALELVDSKVFDAGVVLLRYRSS from the coding sequence ATGAGACGACTCGTCTTCCACATCCAGGCGACGCTGGACCTGCGCATCTCGACCACGACGGGCGACCTGTGGGAGCCGTTCCCGTGGGGCGAGGTCGAGACCGCGTACCTCTCGGAGATCTTCCGCGGCGCCGACACGTGGGTGCTCAGCCGCAAGCTGTACGAGGTGATCGTTCCGTACTGGGACCAGGTCGCCCACGGCACCCAGCCGGCCGAGACCGGGGCCGACCGCGAGTTCGCGGCTGTGCTGCATTCGCTCGGGAAGGTGGCGATCTCCCGGACGCTCGAGCCGACGCCCGAGCGATCGGTGATCGCGGACGACGTACCCGCGGCGCTCGAGGCCCTGAAACGGCAGAACGGCAAGGACATTCTTCTGTCCTGCGGCCCCGCGACCCTCGCTCCGCTCGCCGCGACGCCGGGGCTGATCGACGAGTTCCTCCTGTCGCTGAGCCCGATCGTCCTCAGCGACGGCCCGCGCATCTTCGACAGGCTCGCGAACGATCTCGCGCTCGAGCTCGTGGACTCGAAGGTCTTCGACGCCGGGGTCGTCCTCCTCCGCTATCGATCCTCGTGA
- a CDS encoding RNA polymerase subunit sigma-70: protein MSIAEEEQVVLAARDGDERAFGELAERYRPELRVLCYRMLGSLDEAEDLVQDTYLRAWRARDTFRLEGRWSFRAWLYRIATNACLNALSRSPLRKVLPAQLGAAGDPSEPVAPPVELPWLQPFPDDLLAASDPEEIVVAKESIELAYLAAIQHLPPRQRAALILREVVGWSAKDVAALLETTDAAVASALQRARATMPSRSASRPSTAEEREVLRRYMDAHERADISALAALLREDAIAEMPPIPTWFDGREAILTATARGFQTIGPVRFIATHANGRPAAACFANGRPFSLDLLRIERGQIAEITSFGPDTFRFFEELT from the coding sequence GTGAGCATCGCTGAGGAGGAGCAGGTCGTCCTGGCCGCTCGTGACGGGGACGAACGAGCGTTCGGCGAGCTGGCCGAACGGTACCGGCCGGAGCTGCGCGTGCTTTGCTATCGCATGCTCGGTTCGCTGGACGAGGCCGAGGATCTGGTCCAGGACACGTACCTGCGGGCCTGGCGCGCGCGGGACACGTTCCGGCTGGAGGGGCGCTGGTCTTTCCGCGCCTGGCTGTACCGCATCGCGACGAACGCCTGCCTGAACGCGCTCAGCCGATCCCCGCTCCGCAAGGTCCTGCCCGCCCAGCTCGGCGCGGCTGGGGACCCGAGCGAGCCCGTCGCCCCGCCCGTGGAGCTGCCTTGGCTGCAGCCGTTCCCCGACGACCTGCTCGCCGCGAGCGACCCCGAGGAGATCGTCGTCGCGAAGGAGTCGATCGAGCTCGCCTATCTCGCCGCGATCCAGCATCTTCCGCCGAGGCAGCGGGCGGCGCTCATCCTGCGCGAGGTCGTCGGCTGGTCGGCCAAGGACGTCGCAGCGCTGCTCGAGACCACCGACGCCGCCGTCGCCAGCGCGCTCCAGCGGGCTCGCGCGACGATGCCCTCGCGGTCGGCGAGCCGACCGTCCACGGCGGAGGAACGGGAGGTCCTGCGCCGCTACATGGACGCGCATGAACGCGCCGACATCAGCGCGCTCGCGGCGCTGCTGCGGGAGGACGCGATCGCGGAGATGCCGCCGATCCCCACCTGGTTCGACGGACGCGAGGCGATCCTCACCGCGACCGCGCGCGGCTTCCAGACCATCGGGCCGGTGCGGTTCATCGCGACGCACGCCAACGGCCGCCCGGCGGCCGCGTGCTTCGCGAACGGCAGGCCGTTCTCGCTGGACCTGCTGCGCATCGAGCGAGGCCAGATCGCCGAGATCACCAGCTTCGGCCCCGACACGTTCCGCTTCTTCGAGGAGCTGACATGA
- a CDS encoding pentapeptide repeat-containing protein has translation MTTGQDEFDALLREHRRWAAGHGGRRLDLTGRDLTGIDLRHAELIEAILRQAVLVRADLTKANLAGADLTEADLTGARLLRTDLTEAVLTDATLDEAELTKTFFLGTDLRGVRLRNAKLDRVGFDGDQVEGWDATGATGTVLTDSTVVDGTGQADAIMALRQAGANVSAFTAGRSTR, from the coding sequence ATGACCACGGGGCAGGACGAGTTCGACGCGCTGCTGCGCGAGCACCGCCGCTGGGCGGCCGGGCACGGCGGACGGCGGCTCGACCTGACCGGCCGCGACCTCACCGGTATCGATCTGCGGCACGCCGAGCTGATCGAGGCGATCCTGCGCCAGGCAGTCCTCGTCCGCGCCGACCTGACCAAGGCGAACCTCGCCGGCGCGGACCTCACCGAAGCCGACCTGACCGGCGCTCGGCTGCTTCGTACGGACCTGACCGAGGCGGTGCTCACCGACGCCACGCTCGATGAGGCGGAGCTGACCAAGACGTTCTTCCTCGGCACCGATCTGCGCGGCGTACGGCTGCGCAACGCGAAGCTCGACCGGGTCGGCTTCGACGGCGACCAGGTCGAGGGGTGGGACGCCACCGGCGCGACCGGCACCGTGCTCACCGACAGCACCGTCGTCGACGGCACCGGCCAGGCTGACGCGATCATGGCGCTACGCCAAGCCGGCGCGAACGTCTCGGCCTTCACCGCCGGCCGCTCCACGCGCTGA
- a CDS encoding DJ-1/PfpI family protein — protein MTETSVKRIGIVLFDGVEELDAVGPWEVLGYWTQNHPEDGYVVTSLAPRAGMVTAAKKLRIEAEYGIADAPELDILVHPGGFGTGPLLEDEAYLDWIRAQAKATSLMTSVCTGSLVYAAAGLLRDRPATTYWASLDYLKRLDDTIELRPDDRFVDSGDVITAAGVSAGIDMALHLVARLVSPERAREVRRGIQYDPEPPV, from the coding sequence ATGACGGAGACGAGCGTGAAGCGGATCGGCATCGTGTTGTTCGACGGCGTCGAGGAGCTCGACGCCGTCGGGCCGTGGGAGGTGCTGGGGTACTGGACCCAGAACCATCCCGAGGACGGGTACGTGGTCACGTCGCTGGCTCCGCGGGCGGGCATGGTGACGGCCGCCAAGAAGCTGCGGATCGAGGCCGAGTACGGGATCGCGGACGCGCCTGAGCTGGACATCCTGGTGCACCCCGGCGGGTTCGGAACAGGGCCGCTGCTCGAGGACGAGGCGTACCTCGACTGGATCCGCGCGCAGGCCAAGGCGACCTCGCTGATGACGAGCGTCTGCACCGGCTCGCTCGTGTACGCGGCCGCCGGCCTGCTCCGCGACCGGCCGGCGACGACGTACTGGGCGTCGCTCGACTACCTCAAGCGGCTCGACGACACGATCGAGCTCCGCCCCGACGACCGGTTCGTCGACTCCGGCGACGTGATCACCGCGGCCGGGGTGTCCGCGGGGATCGACATGGCGCTGCACCTCGTCGCCCGGCTGGTCAGTCCCGAACGTGCTCGTGAGGTGCGCCGCGGCATCCAGTACGACCCGGAGCCGCCGGTCTAG
- a CDS encoding GNAT family N-acetyltransferase, giving the protein MKNYPLLEVRVSTPKLELRASTDELLDQLAEVVRAGKTHAEPAPYDDPMSFYETDPDLRVAKWLRAVWRRRGTVEPGAWRLNFAVMVDGQPVGEQSITGVDFATLGTVTTFSWLSVDLRGRGLGREMRAAILHLAFDGLGAKEAGSDAFVDNRGSNAISQGLGYEPNGYEWATRQGEPALLNRWRLTRDAWEKHRRDDIELHNLEACHALLPLT; this is encoded by the coding sequence ATGAAGAACTACCCACTCCTCGAGGTGCGGGTCAGCACCCCGAAGCTCGAGCTGCGCGCCTCCACCGACGAGCTGCTGGATCAGCTCGCGGAGGTCGTTCGCGCGGGCAAGACCCATGCCGAGCCGGCCCCGTACGACGACCCGATGTCGTTCTACGAGACCGATCCGGACCTGCGGGTCGCCAAGTGGCTTCGGGCGGTCTGGCGGCGCCGCGGCACGGTCGAGCCTGGTGCCTGGCGGCTCAACTTCGCGGTCATGGTCGACGGCCAGCCGGTCGGCGAGCAGTCGATCACGGGAGTGGACTTCGCCACGCTCGGAACGGTCACGACCTTCTCCTGGTTGTCCGTCGATCTGCGTGGCCGTGGCCTCGGGCGCGAGATGCGGGCAGCGATCCTGCACCTGGCGTTCGACGGCCTCGGGGCGAAGGAGGCAGGCAGCGACGCCTTCGTGGACAACCGCGGCTCCAACGCGATCTCACAAGGTCTCGGCTACGAACCCAACGGGTACGAATGGGCAACCAGACAAGGCGAACCCGCCCTGCTCAACCGGTGGCGACTCACCCGAGACGCCTGGGAGAAGCACCGCAGGGACGACATCGAGCTCCACAACCTCGAGGCCTGCCACGCCCTCCTGCCGTTGACCTAG